One Aphidius gifuensis isolate YNYX2018 linkage group LG5, ASM1490517v1, whole genome shotgun sequence genomic region harbors:
- the LOC122857385 gene encoding NADH dehydrogenase [ubiquinone] 1 alpha subcomplex subunit 6: MAAPVRATVRQVRPILSLNKDEARRKVINLYKAWYRQIPYIMMDYDLPITADVVRAKLRADFRKNKHVEDIRVIDMLVIKGQMELQETVQLWKNKGALMFLFADTVEKKPTDFMSKFLNGQD, from the exons atggcTGCTCCAGTTCGTGCTACTGTTCGTCAAGTTAGaccaattttatcattaaataaagatGAAGCTCGTCgtaaagttattaatttatacaaagcATGGTACAGACAAATACCCTACATAA TGATGGATTATGATCTTCCAATAACAGCTGATGTTGTAAGAGCTAAACTTCGTGcagattttagaaaaaataaacatgttgAAGATATTCGTGTAATTGACATGTTGGTCATTAAG gGTCAAATGGAACTTCAAGAGACAGTACAGCTGTGGAAAAATAAAGGTGCATTGATGTTTCTTTTTGCTGACACAGTTGAAAAGAAACCAACTGATTTTATGTCGAAATTCTTGAATGGTCAAgattag
- the LOC122857384 gene encoding 40S ribosomal protein S15Aa encodes MVRMNVLSDALKSINNAEKRGKRQVLLRPCSKVIVKFLTVMMKHGYIGEFEIVDDHRSGKIVVNLSGRLNKCGVISPRFDVPIRDIEKWTNNLLPSRQFGYVVLTTSGGIMDHEEARRKHLGGKILGFFF; translated from the exons ATGGTGCGAATGAATGTATTGAGTGATGCCCTCAAGAGCATTAACAATGCCGAGAAACGAGGCAAAAGACAAGTTCTTTTGAGACCATGCTCCAAGGTCATCGTCAAATTTTTGACAGTTATGATGAAGCATG GTTATATTGGTGAAtttgaaattgttgatgaCCATCGCAGTGGTAAAATTGTCGTAAATTTATCTGGTAGATTGAACAAATGTGGAGTTATTTCACCAAGATTTGATGTACCAATCAGAGATATTGAAAAATGGACAAATAACCTCCTTCCTTCACGTCAATTTGG aTACGTTGTTTTGACTACCAGTGGTGGTATCATGGACCACGAGGAAGCCAGAAGAAAACACTTGGGAGGAAAAATTTTAGGCttctttttctaa
- the LOC122857386 gene encoding receptor-type guanylate cyclase Gyc76C-like gives MRPGPPSPSRRRPARRQQQPHHHHYHHHHHHHHHYNNISLNTIKTNNHNKHNIFGDTSHTNTWSILFLLILLVVGPCLALNETSNNPIDIINHGNDNSNLTIINNNNNNFYHNINNTNHERANFKPKNLTIGYLTAIKGGLKDRQGLAISGAISMALDEVNNDPNILPTVNLLMKWSDTRGETVDATRAMVDMICDGVAAFFGPEGQCFVEATVAWSKNIPMISYKCSDYMASTVPTFARTEPPDTQVTKSVIALLRHYGWNKFSIITEKAWSSVAKSLENQATAKPNNLTINHHKIVEDRHTCCEERLPCCQPNLWFQLIQETKNMTRIYIFLGTAISLIDMMNAMQNQRLLDNGEYMVIYIDMMTYSPREAQKYLWKPENFDNTKNCLEPKDFIKRARSLLVVASTPPIQSYEEFTTKVRKYTSRDPFNFTVPDLFVNFEKYVSIHAAYLYDSVKLYATALDQLIREQPNLSVEEVASNGTKIIETIIQKHMYQSVSGQTIKLDMNGDSEGNFSVLALKKGRYEIHNFSCDYQMKPVGQFQQQGDTLVYRPSESMDWPGKNKPEAEPGCGFLNEHCPKNDNHTASLIVAIVLSVVLLCTILVISSIYRRWKIEQEIEGLLWKIDPKDIHGYPHLDNLMSSPSKLSLVSAMSYESRCGGQVFAQTGRYNGATVRIKELKFSKKKDISRDVMKEMRALREIRHGNLNSFIGACVEPMRILLITEYCAKGSLYDIIENEDIKLDAMFIASLVHDLIKGMLYIHESTTLRCHGNLKSSNCVVTSRWILQVSDFGLHDMRHCAESDSIGEHQYYRNMFWKAPELLRDPSASLKGTPEGDIYSFAIILYEMIGRKGPYGGVDMEPKSIIDKVKCPPINKEKPFRPNIDILLDTNIKCPDYVISTITDCWSEYKELRPEFKTIRTRLKKMKAGKHRNIMDQMMDMMEKYANNLEDLVSERTRLLAEEKHKTEDLLHRMLPEPVANCLTNGIGVEPEAFDLVTIYFSDIVGFTAMSAESTPFQVVNFLNDLYTLFDRVIKGYDVYKVETIGDAYMVVSGLPIKNGNRHAGEIASMSLDLLSVVKQHTIAHRPNETLKLRIGIHTGPVVAGVVGLTMPRYCLFGDTVNTASRMESNGEPLRIHISGECKESLDKIGGYIIEERGLVHMKGKGNVKTYWLTGANEKAIQKREVDIGDLPPLFCRPRRSPKLNCDSRQASLLGGFCAGSRLITTLPRLNTEDTLSQFDNSSPALARNLRIGKLDKNQIIMIDSSSKTTIDNPTLREEKQIRAANIKLALDDYYFELSPEKNKNKRILSTIASSSTTSDYPLQIIRESRSLDPFPLYNNNDSSNLKNRLSKKSFKSLESCNKCYKNYHDNNYNKIVNNNYSNGNTLQCNNDINDDLIDNDVDEPLLSDSYHCINDTIDLSKSTQSLDHVLPEQCNDNVQDKKTSARNSIKSWIVNFISGNNGIRNSDVSLRNGGVIGYDIQSERESIV, from the exons ATGCGCCCCGGCCCGCCATCACCGAGCCGCCGCAGGCCTGCCCGTCGCCAGCAGCAGccgcatcatcatcattatcatcatcatcatcaccatcatcatcattataataacatatcgttaaatacaataaaaacaaacaatcatAACAAGCATAATATTTTTGGTGATACCAGCCATACAAACACGTGGTCAATCCTGTTTCTGCTGATTCTACTAGTAGTTGGTCCCTGTCTTGCCCTAAATGAGACCTCAAATAATCCAATCGATATCATTAATCATGGAAATGATAATAGCAATTtaactataattaataataataataataatttttatcataatattaataatacaaatcatGAACGGGCAAATTTTAAACCAAAAAATCTTACGATTGGATATTTGACGGCAATTAAGGGAGGACTCAAGGACAGGCAGGGACTCGCAATATCTGGAGCTATTTCAATGGCACTTGATgag GTAAACAATGATCCAAATATTTTGCCGactgttaatttattgatgaaatggAGTGACACACGTGGTGAAACAGTTGATGCAACAAGAGCAATGGTCGATATGATTTGTGATGGTGTTGCTGCATTTTTTGGTCCGGAGGGCCAATGTTTTGTTGAGGCAACTGTTGCATGGTCTAAAAACATACCAATGATCAGCTAC aaatgCTCGGATTATATGGCATCAACAGTACCAACATTTGCACGTACAGAACCACCAGATACACAAGTAACAAAATCAGTAATAGCATTATTACGTCATTATGGttggaataaattttcaataataactgAAAAAGCATGGTCATCAGTTGCAAAATCATTGGAAAATCAAGCAACAGCTAaaccaaataatttaacaataaatcatcataaaaTAGTTGAAGATCGTCATACATGTTGTGAAGAACGTTTACCATGTTGTCAGCCAAATCTATGGTTTCAATTAATACAAGAAACTAAAAATATGAcacgtatttatatatttcttggtACTGCAATATCATTAATTGACATGATGAATGCAATGCAAAATCAACGTTTATTAGATAATGGTGAATATAtggttatttatattgatatgaTGACATATTCACCACGTGAAGCACAAAAGTACTTATGGAAACcagaaaattttgataatactaaaaattgtCTTGAACCAAAAGATTTTATTAAACGTGCTAGATCATTATTAGTTGTTGCATCAACACCACCAATACAAAGTTATGAAGAATTTACAACTAAAGTACGAAAATATACAAGTCGTGATCCATTTAATTTTACTGTTCctgatttatttgttaattttgaaaaatatgtatCAATACATGCTGCTTATTTATATGATTCTGTTAAATTATATGCAACTGCATTGGATCAATTAATAAGAGAACAACCAAATCTTTCAGTTGAAGAAGTTGCTAGTAATGGaactaaaattattgaaacaattATACAAAAGCACATGTATCAAA GTGTAAGTGGACAAACAATTAAACTCGACATGAATGGTGATTCAGAGGGTAATTTTTCAGTTCttgcattaaaaaaaggaCGTTAtgaaattcataatttttcatgtgaTTATCAAATGAAACCAGTTGGACAATTTCAACAGCAAGGTGATACTCTA GTTTATCGACCATCAGAATCAATGGATTGGCCAGGTAAAAATAAACCAGAAGCTGAGCCTGGTTGTGGTTTTCTTAATGAACATTGTCCTAAAAATGATAATCATACTGCAAGTCTTATTGTTGCTATAGTTTTGTCAGTAGTATTACTATGCACAATTCTTGTTATTAGTAGTATATATAGACGTTGGAAAATTGAACAAGAAATTGAAGGTTTACTTTGGAAAATTGATCCAAAAGATATACATGGTTATCCACATTTGGATAATTTAATGTCATCACCTAGtaag CTAAGTTTAGTTAGTGCAATGTCATATGAATCAAGATGTGGTGGTCAAGTATTTGCTCAAACTGGACGTTACAATGGTGCAACTGTACGAATTAAAGAgcttaaattttcaaaaaaaaaagatatatcaAGAGATGTTATGAAAGAAATGCGTGCACTTCGTGAAATAAGACatggtaatttaaattcatttattggtGCTTGTGTTGAGCCAAtgagaatattattaataactgaATATTGTGCCAAAGGAAGTCTTTAt gACATCATTGAAAATGAGGATATTAAATTAGATGCCATGTTTATTGCATCACTAGTTCATGATCTAATTAAG GGTATGTTGTATATTCATGAATCAACAACATTACGATGTCatggtaatttaaaatcatcaaattgtgTTGTAACATCAAGATGGATACTTCAAGTATCTGATTTTGGTCTTCATGATATGCGTCATTGTGCTGAATCTGATAGTATTGGTGAACATCAATATTACAGAAATATGTTTTGGAAAGCACCAGAATTATTACGTGATCCAAGTGCATCATTAAAAGGTACACCAGAAGgtgatatttattcatttgcaataatattatatgaaatGATTGGAAGAAAAGGACCATATGGTGGTGTTGATATGGAGCcaaaatcaattattgataaagttAAATGTCCaccaataaataaagaaaaaccaTTTAGaccaaatattgatatattattagatacaaatattaaatgtccAGATTATGTTATAAGTACAATAACTGATTGTTGGTCAGAATATAAAGAATTACGTCcagaatttaaaacaattagaacaagattaaaaaaaatgaaagctgGTAAACATCGTAATATTATGGATCAAATGATGGATATGATGGAAAAATATGCTAATAATCTTGAGGATTTAGTTAGTGAACGTACACGTTTACTTGCtgaagaaaaacataaaactgAAGATTTATTACATAGAATGTTACCTGa accTGTTGCAAATTGTTTAACAAATGGAATTGGTGTTGAGCCAGAGGCTTTTGATCttgttacaatatattttagtgATATAGTTGGTTTTACTGCAATGTCAGCTGAAAGTACACCATTTCAAGTTGTTAATTTTCTCAAtgatttatatacattatttgATCGTGTTATTAAAGGATATGATGTATACAAAGTTGAAACTATCGGTGATGCTTACATGGTG gtTTCTGGTTTGCCAATTAAAAATGGTAATAGACATGCTGGTGAAATTGCATCAATGTCGTTGGATCTTTTGAGTGTTGTTAAACAACATACAATTGCACACAGACCAAATGAAACATTAAAACTTCGTATTGGAATACATACTG GTCCTGTGGTTGCTGGAGTTGTTGGATTAACAATGCCACGTTATTGTCTATTTGGTGATACAGTTAATACTGCATCGAGAATGGAATCAAATGGTGAACCATTGAGAATTCATATAAGTGGAGAATGTAAAGAATCATTGGATAAAATTGGTGGTTATATTATTGAAGAACGAGGGCTTGTACATATGAAAGGAAAAGGAAATGTTAAAACTTATTGGTTGACTGGAGCAAATGAAAAAGCCATACAAAAACGTGaa GTTGACATTGGTGATTTACCACCATTATTTTGTCGTCCACGACGATcaccaaaattaaattgtgaCTCAAGACAAGCATCATTACTTGGTGGTTTTTGTGCTGGCAGTAGACTAATAACAACATTACCAAGATTAAATACAGAAGATACATTATCacaatttgataattcaagtCCAGCATTAGCACGTAATTTACGTATTGGTAAATTAgacaaaaatcaaataataatgattgatagttcatcaaaaacaacaattgacAATCCAACATTACgtgaagaaaaacaaatacgTGCTGCAAATATAAAACTAGcacttgatgattattattttgaattatcaccagaaaaaaataaaaataaacgtatattatcaacaattgcatcatcatcaacaacaagtgATTATCCATTACAAATAATACGTGAATCACGTTCATTAGATCCATTTccattgtataataataatgattcatcaaatttaaaaaatcgtttatcaaaaaaatcatttaaatcattaGAAAGTTGtaataaatgttataaaaattatcatgataataattataataaaatagttaataataattattcaaatggtAATACATTACAatgtaataatgatattaatgatgatttaattgataatgatgttgatgaacCATTATTAAGTGATTCATATCATTGTATAAATGatacaattgatttatcaaaatcaaCACAATCACTTGATCATGTTTTACCTGAACAATGTAATGATAAtgtacaagataaaaaaacaagtgctagaaattcaattaaaagttggattgttaattttatcagtGGTAATAATGGAATTAGAAATAGTGATGTCTCTCTCAGAAATGGTGGTGTTATTGGATATGACATTCAATCTGAACGTGaatcaattgtttaa